A window from Streptomyces subrutilus encodes these proteins:
- a CDS encoding SpoIIE family protein phosphatase — translation MEAVGGYAGGLYLRSGAQGLLRIAVLSGVPPQLFRPWWRMHVNRPYPVAEAYRAGQAVHLPDAESAMRRFPQLVAGMPFPFGSMYEPVSAGPKRFGVLFALRAATPGVPVGALDRERLREAADRLARELAEIEEEAGAPVLWDGDPLPVAPPGGHGGPREAVDRLAQAVLSLDRQGTIRFANAGAGELLDSGGSELLGRVLWEALPWLGHPAYEDHFRAVFLSTEPVLFSARRGWHSPGDWLSVGLYPGPEGVTLTVGAGEKPAYAPAPRPAPASAAALGGAPGPSGDRASPLYRPVALAIALTEAITARQVSAVVTEELLPAFGGRQLAIYLLDERHLHLAWETGFPAGFLDRFDGVALDVRLPGVETLTSGRPLFFESMQHLAAAYPGIPLDADVGARAFLPLIASGRPVGSCILGFDVPRGFSAEERTVLTALAGLIAQALERARRYDSESALARGLQSALLPHRLPVREHVETVGRYLPGTEGMDVGGDWYDVIETADGQLALVIGDVQGHGVAAAATMGQLRSAVRAFALTGSTPQEVMAGTNQLLIDLDPGQFASCCYVLLDPESGRTRAVRAGHPQPLLRHPDGRTEVLELAGGVVLGVDPEAAYPVTDLRLATGSVLALYTDGLVEKPGTDIDAGVERLRRSLAAARPTPLTETADRLIGDVDDDADRPDDRALLLASRPR, via the coding sequence GTGGAGGCCGTCGGTGGGTACGCGGGCGGGCTGTACCTGCGCTCCGGGGCGCAGGGGCTGCTCCGCATCGCCGTCCTGTCCGGGGTACCGCCGCAGCTGTTCCGGCCCTGGTGGCGGATGCACGTCAACCGCCCGTACCCGGTGGCCGAGGCGTACCGGGCCGGCCAGGCCGTGCACCTGCCCGACGCGGAGTCGGCGATGCGGCGGTTCCCGCAGCTGGTGGCCGGGATGCCGTTCCCCTTCGGCTCGATGTACGAGCCCGTGAGCGCCGGGCCGAAGCGGTTCGGGGTCCTGTTCGCCCTGCGCGCCGCGACCCCCGGAGTCCCGGTCGGCGCCCTGGACCGGGAGCGGTTGCGCGAGGCCGCCGACCGGCTGGCCCGGGAGCTGGCGGAGATCGAGGAGGAGGCCGGGGCGCCCGTGCTGTGGGACGGCGACCCGCTGCCCGTAGCGCCTCCCGGCGGGCACGGCGGGCCCCGCGAGGCCGTGGACCGGCTCGCGCAGGCGGTGCTCTCGCTGGACCGGCAGGGCACGATCCGCTTCGCCAACGCCGGCGCGGGGGAGCTGCTGGACTCCGGCGGGTCCGAGCTGCTGGGCCGGGTGCTGTGGGAGGCGCTGCCCTGGCTCGGCCATCCGGCGTACGAGGACCACTTCCGGGCCGTGTTCCTGTCCACCGAGCCCGTGCTGTTCTCCGCCCGGCGGGGCTGGCACTCGCCCGGGGACTGGCTCTCCGTCGGCCTGTACCCCGGGCCCGAGGGCGTGACCCTGACGGTCGGCGCCGGCGAGAAGCCGGCGTACGCGCCGGCGCCCCGGCCGGCTCCCGCGTCGGCGGCCGCGCTCGGCGGCGCCCCAGGCCCGTCCGGCGACCGCGCCTCCCCTCTGTACCGGCCGGTGGCCCTCGCCATCGCCCTGACCGAGGCGATCACGGCCCGCCAGGTGTCGGCGGTGGTGACGGAGGAGCTGCTGCCCGCGTTCGGCGGACGCCAGCTGGCGATCTACCTGCTCGACGAACGGCACCTGCACCTCGCGTGGGAGACCGGTTTCCCCGCGGGGTTCCTGGACCGGTTCGACGGGGTGGCGCTGGACGTCCGGCTGCCGGGCGTGGAGACGCTGACCTCGGGACGGCCGCTGTTCTTCGAGTCGATGCAGCACCTGGCCGCCGCCTACCCCGGCATCCCGCTCGACGCCGACGTCGGGGCCCGGGCCTTCCTGCCGCTGATCGCCTCCGGGCGACCGGTGGGCTCGTGCATCCTCGGCTTCGACGTTCCGCGCGGCTTCAGCGCGGAGGAGCGCACGGTGCTCACCGCGCTGGCCGGGCTGATCGCGCAGGCCCTGGAGCGGGCGCGGCGCTACGACAGCGAGTCCGCACTCGCCCGGGGGCTCCAATCGGCGCTGCTGCCGCACCGGTTGCCGGTGCGCGAGCACGTGGAGACGGTGGGCCGCTACCTGCCCGGCACCGAGGGCATGGACGTGGGCGGCGACTGGTACGACGTGATCGAGACGGCCGACGGGCAGCTGGCCCTGGTGATCGGCGACGTCCAGGGACACGGGGTGGCGGCGGCGGCCACGATGGGCCAACTGCGCAGCGCAGTGAGGGCGTTCGCACTCACCGGCAGTACCCCCCAGGAGGTCATGGCCGGTACCAACCAGCTCCTGATCGACCTGGACCCGGGCCAGTTCGCGAGTTGCTGCTACGTGCTGCTCGACCCGGAGTCGGGACGTACCCGGGCCGTCCGGGCCGGGCACCCGCAGCCGCTGCTGCGCCACCCCGACGGCCGGACCGAGGTGCTGGAGCTGGCCGGCGGGGTGGTGCTCGGCGTGGACCCCGAGGCCGCGTACCCGGTGACGGACCTGCGGCTGGCGACCGGATCGGTGCTCGCCCTGTACACCGACGGCCTGGTGGAGAAGCCCGGCACCGACATCGACGCCGGGGTGGAGCGGCTGCGGCGCTCGCTGGCCGCGGCCCGGCCGACCCCGCTGACCGAGACCGCCGACCGGCTGATCGGGGACGTGGACGACGACGCGGACCGGCCGGACGACCGGGCCCTGCTGCTGGCCTCGCGCCCCCGCTGA
- a CDS encoding class I SAM-dependent methyltransferase, translating to MRFPYDTTGERHARSKAAAAFAAADHHTLHGALDALGGVNGLDALDLACGYGYITRLLVRGGARRAVGVDPCAERIARARAHEATKDRPNVEYHVGDLPGLPGLGPFDLATAAYPFNEATDRTRLHAVFRAVRTQLRPGGRLLAIVPNAGAFPRVDWSPYGVRILDRLPAGDAPLLKAHFLTDPPEPFEFREWSHADLAEAAVEAGFGTVGWQPNRTPPPDAVRDEAYWTAYRAWPVSSLMTCTA from the coding sequence ATGCGGTTCCCGTACGACACCACCGGCGAGCGCCACGCGCGGTCGAAGGCCGCGGCGGCCTTCGCGGCGGCCGACCATCACACGCTGCACGGCGCCCTCGACGCGCTCGGCGGGGTGAACGGCCTCGACGCCCTCGACCTGGCCTGCGGATACGGCTACATCACCCGGCTGCTGGTGCGCGGCGGGGCCCGGCGCGCCGTCGGCGTGGACCCGTGCGCGGAGCGCATCGCCCGGGCCCGCGCGCACGAGGCGACGAAGGACCGGCCGAACGTCGAGTACCACGTCGGTGACCTCCCGGGCCTGCCCGGCCTCGGCCCGTTCGACCTCGCCACCGCCGCCTACCCCTTCAACGAGGCCACCGACCGGACCCGGCTGCACGCCGTGTTCCGTGCCGTCCGCACCCAGCTGCGGCCCGGCGGCCGGCTGCTGGCGATCGTGCCGAACGCCGGCGCGTTCCCGCGCGTCGACTGGTCGCCGTACGGGGTGCGCATCCTCGACCGGCTCCCGGCGGGCGACGCACCGCTGCTGAAGGCGCACTTCCTCACCGACCCGCCCGAGCCGTTCGAGTTCCGCGAGTGGTCCCACGCCGATCTGGCCGAAGCGGCCGTCGAGGCGGGCTTCGGCACCGTCGGCTGGCAGCCCAACCGGACCCCGCCGCCCGACGCGGTGCGCGACGAGGCCTACTGGACGGCCTACCGGGCCTGGCCCGTCAGCTCGCTGATGACCTGCACGGCGTGA
- a CDS encoding alpha/beta hydrolase fold domain-containing protein: MPSLRSRALSAALAASGGRRPLASAEAVRTRVAQSARRPASHLPPRSLGRVADVSRTFVGAWPVYDVSPPGDESAAQVLYVHGGGYVGELARPHWALVRNLVTRARARVVVPAYVLAPRGTADRTVPVAADLLSGLIASGGAGGTVLLGDGAGAGLALAAAQRLRERTGAQPSRIVLVSPWLDVTMSRPEQAEIGAPDREGLREAGRLYAGTLPPDDPRVSPLYGSFAGLAPMAVFGGSRDVLAADGRELLRRARAAGVEVEFHEARGLPHGYPLLPVPEGRAARERIVELVRSAADL; encoded by the coding sequence GTGCCGAGTCTGCGCAGCAGAGCGCTGTCGGCGGCGCTGGCCGCGTCGGGAGGACGAAGACCGCTGGCGAGCGCCGAGGCGGTCAGGACCCGGGTGGCGCAGTCCGCCCGCAGGCCCGCCTCGCACCTGCCGCCGCGCTCCCTGGGCCGGGTCGCGGACGTGTCGCGGACGTTCGTCGGGGCCTGGCCGGTGTACGACGTGAGCCCGCCGGGGGACGAGTCCGCGGCGCAGGTGCTGTACGTGCACGGCGGCGGGTACGTCGGCGAACTGGCCCGCCCGCACTGGGCACTGGTGCGGAACCTGGTGACCCGGGCGCGGGCGCGGGTGGTCGTACCGGCGTACGTTCTGGCCCCGCGCGGGACCGCCGACCGGACGGTGCCGGTCGCGGCCGACCTGCTCAGCGGCTTGATCGCGAGCGGCGGCGCGGGCGGGACGGTGCTCCTCGGGGACGGCGCCGGGGCCGGTCTGGCCCTGGCCGCGGCGCAGCGGCTGCGGGAGCGCACCGGGGCGCAGCCCTCCCGGATCGTGCTGGTGTCCCCCTGGCTGGACGTGACCATGAGCCGTCCGGAACAGGCCGAGATCGGGGCGCCGGACCGGGAGGGGCTGCGGGAGGCCGGTCGGCTGTACGCCGGGACCCTGCCGCCGGACGATCCCCGGGTGAGCCCGTTGTACGGGAGTTTCGCGGGGCTGGCGCCGATGGCCGTCTTCGGCGGGAGCAGGGACGTGCTGGCCGCCGACGGCCGGGAGCTGCTGCGGCGGGCGCGCGCGGCCGGGGTGGAGGTGGAGTTCCACGAGGCGCGGGGCCTGCCGCACGGGTACCCGCTGCTGCCGGTCCCGGAGGGCCGGGCGGCCCGCGAGCGGATCGTGGAACTGGTCCGTTCGGCGGCGGACCTGTGA
- the tdh gene encoding L-threonine 3-dehydrogenase, whose amino-acid sequence MKALVKHKAEPGLWLMDVPEPEYGPGDVLIKVLRTGICGTDLHIRSWDGWAQGAVKTPLILGHEFVGEVAALGADVRDIEIGALVSGEGHLVCGKCRNCLAGRRHLCRSTIGLGVGRDGAFAEYVVLPAQNVWVHRTAVDLDVAAIFDPFGNAVHTALSFPLVGEDVLITGAGPIGIMAAAVARHAGARNVVITDVSPERLEIARKAGATLAVNVAESSIADAQLALGLREGFDIGLEMSGRAEAVRDMIDNMTHGGRIAMLGLPAQEFPVDWAKVVTSMITIKGIYGREMFETWYAMTVLLEGGLDLSPVITGRYAHRDFEAAFDEAATARSGKIILDWTA is encoded by the coding sequence ATGAAGGCACTCGTCAAGCACAAGGCCGAGCCCGGGCTGTGGCTCATGGACGTCCCCGAGCCCGAGTACGGTCCCGGCGACGTGCTGATCAAGGTGCTGCGCACCGGCATCTGCGGGACCGACCTCCACATCCGGTCCTGGGACGGCTGGGCGCAGGGCGCGGTCAAGACCCCGCTGATCCTGGGCCACGAGTTCGTCGGCGAGGTCGCCGCACTCGGCGCGGACGTCCGCGACATCGAGATCGGCGCGCTGGTCAGCGGCGAGGGCCACCTGGTGTGCGGCAAGTGCCGCAACTGCCTGGCCGGGCGCCGCCACCTGTGCCGCAGCACCATCGGGCTCGGCGTCGGACGCGACGGAGCCTTCGCCGAGTACGTCGTGCTGCCCGCGCAGAACGTCTGGGTGCACCGGACCGCGGTCGACCTCGACGTCGCGGCGATCTTCGACCCGTTCGGCAACGCCGTGCACACCGCGCTGTCCTTCCCGCTCGTCGGCGAGGACGTGCTGATCACCGGTGCGGGCCCGATCGGGATCATGGCGGCGGCCGTCGCCCGGCACGCCGGAGCGCGCAACGTGGTCATCACCGACGTCAGCCCGGAGCGGCTGGAGATCGCCCGCAAGGCGGGCGCCACCCTCGCGGTCAACGTCGCCGAGTCCTCCATCGCCGACGCGCAGCTCGCGCTGGGCCTGCGCGAGGGCTTCGACATCGGCCTGGAGATGTCCGGCCGCGCCGAGGCCGTGCGCGACATGATCGACAACATGACGCACGGCGGCCGGATCGCCATGCTGGGCCTGCCGGCCCAGGAGTTCCCGGTCGACTGGGCGAAGGTGGTCACCTCGATGATCACGATCAAGGGCATCTACGGCCGCGAGATGTTCGAGACCTGGTACGCGATGACCGTGCTCCTGGAGGGCGGGCTCGACCTGTCCCCGGTCATCACCGGCCGCTACGCCCACCGCGACTTCGAGGCCGCGTTCGACGAGGCGGCCACCGCCCGGAGCGGCAAGATCATCCTGGACTGGACGGCGTAA
- a CDS encoding glycine C-acetyltransferase, with the protein MFESVREDLRTTLDEIRAAGLHKPERVIGTPQNAAVAVTAGGARGEVLNFCANNYLGLADHPEVVAAAKEALDRWGYGMASVRFICGTQEVHKELEARLSSFLGQEDTILYSSCFDANGGVFETLLGAEDAVISDALNHASIIDGIRLSKARRLRYANRDLAELETRLKESQDARRRLIVTDGVFSMDGYVAPLAEICDLADRYDAMVMVDDSHAVGFVGPGGRGTPELHGVMDRVDIITGTLGKALGGASGGYVAARAEIVELLRQRSRPYLFSNSLAPVIAAASLKVLDLLESADDLRERLAANTALFRTGMTEAGFEILPGDHAIAPVMIGDAAEAAKMAELLLERGVYVIGFSYPVVPLGAARIRVQLSAAHSTADVERAVAAFVDARAALGAGAGAAVGTAAGTPAG; encoded by the coding sequence ATGTTCGAGTCCGTCCGCGAGGACCTGCGCACCACCCTCGACGAGATCCGCGCCGCGGGACTGCACAAGCCCGAGCGCGTCATCGGCACCCCGCAGAACGCCGCGGTCGCCGTGACCGCGGGCGGCGCCCGGGGCGAGGTGCTCAACTTCTGCGCCAACAACTACCTGGGGCTCGCCGACCACCCCGAGGTGGTCGCGGCCGCGAAGGAGGCGCTGGACCGCTGGGGCTACGGCATGGCCTCGGTCCGCTTCATCTGCGGCACCCAGGAGGTGCACAAGGAGCTGGAGGCGCGCCTGTCGTCCTTCCTGGGCCAGGAGGACACGATCCTCTACTCCTCCTGCTTCGACGCCAACGGCGGCGTCTTCGAGACCCTGCTCGGCGCCGAGGACGCGGTGATCTCCGACGCCCTCAACCACGCCTCGATCATCGACGGCATCCGCCTCTCCAAGGCCCGCCGGCTGCGCTACGCCAACCGCGACCTCGCCGAGCTGGAGACCCGGCTCAAGGAGTCGCAGGACGCCCGGCGCCGCCTGATCGTCACCGACGGCGTCTTCTCCATGGACGGCTACGTCGCCCCGCTCGCGGAGATCTGCGACCTGGCCGACCGGTACGACGCGATGGTCATGGTCGACGACTCCCACGCGGTCGGCTTCGTCGGCCCCGGCGGCCGCGGCACCCCCGAACTGCACGGGGTCATGGACCGGGTCGACATCATCACCGGCACCCTGGGCAAGGCCCTGGGCGGGGCCTCCGGCGGCTACGTGGCCGCCCGCGCCGAGATCGTCGAGCTGCTGCGCCAGCGTTCGCGCCCGTACCTCTTCTCCAACTCCCTCGCCCCGGTCATCGCTGCCGCCTCCCTCAAGGTCCTGGACCTGCTGGAGTCCGCCGACGACCTGCGCGAGCGGCTCGCCGCCAACACCGCGCTCTTCCGCACCGGGATGACCGAGGCCGGCTTCGAGATCCTGCCCGGCGACCACGCCATCGCCCCGGTGATGATCGGCGACGCCGCCGAGGCCGCGAAGATGGCGGAGCTGCTGCTGGAGCGCGGGGTGTACGTGATCGGCTTCTCCTACCCGGTGGTCCCGCTCGGCGCCGCGCGCATCCGCGTCCAGCTCTCCGCGGCTCACTCGACCGCGGACGTGGAGCGCGCCGTGGCGGCCTTCGTCGACGCCCGCGCCGCCCTCGGCGCGGGCGCCGGGGCGGCGGTGGGCACGGCCGCCGGTACCCCGGCCGGCTGA
- a CDS encoding LysR family transcriptional regulator, translated as MIDPRRLRILRAVADHRTVTAAAAALYLTPSAVSQQLAALEQETGHVLLTRSGRGVRLTAAGEILLGHAHEVVAQLERAEAELAAYAGGSAGEVTVAAFATGIAEVLAPALSRLARDRPGIRLRVRDAEGDQSLPMLLDGEADVALAVEYRGGPGADDRRLSVLPLYAEPFDAVLPSGHPLSDLPAVSLADLADSDWVGQYPGNPCHDVTLLACELAGFQPRFAHSSDDFRAVTALVGAGAGVALVPRSALRGMDLKEVRVRPVAGPAATRRVFAAARRGAESHPLIAPVLAALVRESERLPAH; from the coding sequence GTGATCGACCCCCGCAGGCTGCGCATCCTGCGTGCCGTGGCGGACCACCGTACGGTGACCGCCGCGGCCGCAGCCCTGTACCTCACCCCCTCGGCCGTCTCCCAGCAGCTCGCCGCGCTGGAACAGGAGACCGGCCACGTGCTGCTGACCCGCAGCGGCCGCGGGGTGCGGCTCACGGCGGCCGGGGAGATCCTCCTCGGCCACGCCCACGAGGTGGTGGCGCAGCTGGAGCGGGCGGAGGCCGAACTGGCCGCGTACGCGGGCGGCTCGGCCGGCGAGGTGACGGTGGCCGCCTTCGCGACCGGCATCGCCGAGGTGCTGGCCCCGGCCCTCTCCCGCCTGGCCCGGGACCGTCCGGGCATCCGGCTGCGCGTCCGGGACGCCGAGGGGGACCAGAGCCTGCCGATGCTGCTGGACGGCGAGGCCGACGTCGCGCTCGCGGTCGAGTACCGCGGCGGGCCGGGCGCGGACGACAGACGGCTGTCCGTCCTGCCCCTCTACGCGGAGCCCTTCGACGCGGTGCTCCCGTCCGGGCATCCGCTCTCCGACCTGCCCGCGGTGTCGCTGGCGGACCTGGCCGACTCCGACTGGGTGGGCCAGTACCCGGGCAACCCGTGCCATGACGTGACCCTGCTCGCCTGCGAACTCGCCGGCTTCCAACCCCGGTTCGCCCACTCCTCCGACGACTTCCGGGCCGTCACCGCGCTGGTGGGTGCGGGGGCCGGGGTGGCGCTGGTGCCGCGGTCGGCGCTGCGGGGCATGGACCTCAAGGAGGTGCGGGTGCGGCCCGTCGCCGGCCCGGCCGCCACCCGGCGGGTCTTCGCCGCGGCCCGGCGCGGCGCCGAGTCCCACCCGCTGATCGCTCCCGTCCTGGCCGCCCTGGTACGGGAGTCGGAGCGGCTGCCGGCCCACTGA